Genomic segment of Synechococcus sp. A15-28:
CGCCGTCTGCTGTTTCAGCCGAGCGCTGCTGCGGCTGCCGCGACGCCTGCCCCCATGCTGCCGTTGTGCAAGCCCAGGGACTGAAGCGTGGCTTCGATGGCGGACACGGCGGTCAACACATCACGGTCACAGACATAGCCAAGGTGGCCGATGCGGAACACTTTGCCCTTGAGGTGATCCTGCCCGCCAGCGAGAAGGATGTCGAACCGGTCTTTCACGGCTTTGCGCAGTTGCTCGGCATCGATGCCATTGGGAGCGACCGCTGTGATCGCTGGGCTGCCGTGACCTTCGGCAGCAAATAACGGAAGTCCGATGGCCTTCATCCCCGCCTGGGCAGCGGACCGGTGCCGGGCATGGCGGGCAAAGATCGCTTCAAGACCTTCGCTCTGCATCATCTCCAGTGCCGCTTCAAGACCGAAATAGAGGTTGACGGCGGGCGTGAACGGATTGCTGTTCTTGGCGGCGGTTTTTCGGTAAGGCCCAAGATCCAGATAGAACTTCGGCAGATTCGAACGCTCGTAGGCCTCCCAGGCCCGTTCGCCCATGGCGACAAAGCTCAATCCGGGCGGCAGCATGTAGCCCTTCTGAGATCCGGAGGCCACCACATCCACGCCCCAGGCGTCCATGGGAACATCCGTGGCGCCAAGGCTGGTGACGCAGTCCGCAATGGTCAGGGCGGTGCCATGGGCCTTGACGTGGCGGGCAATGGTCTCCAGGTCATTGATCACCCCTGTGGACGTTTCCGAATGGGTGAGGATCACGGCCTTGATCGCCTTGGCGCTGTCGGCTTCCAGGGTCTTGCGGAAATCTTCCGGGTCGAGCGGTTGGCCCCACTCGGCTTTGATCACCTCCACCTCCATGCCGTAGGCGCGGGCCACCTTCACCCAGCGCTCACCGAATTTGCCGTTGTCGCCACAGAGGACTTTGTCGCCCCTGCAGAGGGTGTTGATCATGCCGGCCTCCATGGCGGCCGTGCCGCTGCCGGTGATCACCAGCACATCACTCTGGGTCTGGTGCAACCACTTGAGCTGTTCCGTGGTGCGCTGAACGACGGCCTGAAACTCACCACTGCGGTGACCGATCGGATGGCGCCCCATGGCCTTCAGCACCGACTCGGGCACCGGGGTCGGACCCGGGATCATCAGGGTGAGTTTGTCCTGCACGGCGAGGAGGGTGCCAATCGGCGAGTCTAGAAAACAGCGTCTCTTTCCCCATCGCAACTTCTGCCTCCAGTGGCCTCACCCTGCCGGTTTGGGTGGCTTCAGCGGCGCGGGCGGCGCTGAAGGCGCTGCTGGGACACCCGTTTGAATCCAAGCAGTTGCTGACGCAGCCCGACGGCGGTGCGCCCCTTCAGGTGCCGGTGCGTTCAGCGGCCCGGTTGAGCGATGACCAGGCCCTGGCGATCAGCTGTTGTGATCCAGGCCCTGGATTGGATTTAACCCGCGATCTGGAGATCTGGGTTCGCGTGGCTTGGTCCACCGACTCGGTTTCCCGGCTGGACCTCAGGCCTGGCGAGGGGGTCGGACGGCTCGGTTCCGGCGGTGACGCCTGTGTGTCGACCTATGCCCGTCAGTTGTTGGAGTGCTCTTTACTGCCGTTGCTGCCGGCGGGGCGGGGGCTGGTGGTGGAGCCGGTGTTGCCACGTGGCCGCAGCCTGGCGGAGCGCACCAGCAATGCCGCCTTCGGGGTGGTGGACGGGCTGGCCTTGATCGGCACCCAGGCGGAGGTGCAGCGGAGCGCAGCACCCGACCAGTTGCAGCAGGTGGTGCGTGAGCTCCGAGCTTTAACGGCCGATCCGGGGTTTGAAGGATCCCTGGCGCTGGTGATCGGTGAAAACGGTCTGGACTTGGCGCGGCGGGAGGGGCTGTCGCCGCTGCTCAAGGTGGGCAACTGGATCGGACCGGTGCTGGTGGCTGCTGCGGAAGCCGGCGTGAAGGATCTGTTGTTGCTGGGGTATCACGGCAAGTTGATCAAGCTGGCCGGTGGCATCTTTCACACCCACCACCATCTGGCGGACGGTCGGCTGGAGGTGTTGACCGCCCTGGGCCTGGATGCGGGCCTCAGCCTGCAGGAGTTGCAACAACTGCGTACCGCCGCATCGGTGGAGGACGCGTTTCAACAACTGAATCCCACCATCGCAGTGGATCTGGGGCGGCTTCTGGCGGCAATGGTGGAGCAACGCAGCCAGGCCTACATCGCTCGCTATGGCGATTGGCCCTTGCGCATCGCGGCTGTTCTGTTTGATCGGAGCAGGGTGCTGCGCTGGCGTGGTCCGGTGGCAGATGAGCGCTTCTTTACGCTGAAGGATTGACGCTCCTCAGCGAGCGACAGACACCATTCAGGAGCGATGTCCCAGCCTTCGTCCGACGGTCTGCGTCAGCCGGCCATCGTCATCCTTGATTTCGGTTCCCAGTACTCGGAGCTGATCGCCCGGCGCGTGCGCGAAACCGAAGTGTTCTCCGTGGTGCTCGGCTACAGCACCTCAGCGGAGGAGCTGCGGGCGATGCAGCCGAAGGGCATCATCCTCAGCGGCGGCCCCAGTTCGGTGTATGCCGACCATGCACCCCTCTGCGATCCCGCGATCTGGGATCTGGGGATCCCGGTGCTGGGGGTCTGCTACGGCATGCAGCTGATGGTGCAGCAGCTGGGGGGTGTGGTGGAGGCCGCCACCGGCAAGGCCGAATACGGCAAGGCACCCCTCGAGGTGGATGATCCCACCGATCTGCTCACCAATGTCACCGGCGGC
This window contains:
- a CDS encoding alanine--glyoxylate aminotransferase family protein, which codes for MQDKLTLMIPGPTPVPESVLKAMGRHPIGHRSGEFQAVVQRTTEQLKWLHQTQSDVLVITGSGTAAMEAGMINTLCRGDKVLCGDNGKFGERWVKVARAYGMEVEVIKAEWGQPLDPEDFRKTLEADSAKAIKAVILTHSETSTGVINDLETIARHVKAHGTALTIADCVTSLGATDVPMDAWGVDVVASGSQKGYMLPPGLSFVAMGERAWEAYERSNLPKFYLDLGPYRKTAAKNSNPFTPAVNLYFGLEAALEMMQSEGLEAIFARHARHRSAAQAGMKAIGLPLFAAEGHGSPAITAVAPNGIDAEQLRKAVKDRFDILLAGGQDHLKGKVFRIGHLGYVCDRDVLTAVSAIEATLQSLGLHNGSMGAGVAAAAAALG
- the cbiD gene encoding cobalt-precorrin-5B (C(1))-methyltransferase CbiD — encoded protein: MATSASSGLTLPVWVASAARAALKALLGHPFESKQLLTQPDGGAPLQVPVRSAARLSDDQALAISCCDPGPGLDLTRDLEIWVRVAWSTDSVSRLDLRPGEGVGRLGSGGDACVSTYARQLLECSLLPLLPAGRGLVVEPVLPRGRSLAERTSNAAFGVVDGLALIGTQAEVQRSAAPDQLQQVVRELRALTADPGFEGSLALVIGENGLDLARREGLSPLLKVGNWIGPVLVAAAEAGVKDLLLLGYHGKLIKLAGGIFHTHHHLADGRLEVLTALGLDAGLSLQELQQLRTAASVEDAFQQLNPTIAVDLGRLLAAMVEQRSQAYIARYGDWPLRIAAVLFDRSRVLRWRGPVADERFFTLKD